The DNA segment taaaagaaaagagcaTGTAACGCAATCGTGGTATTCTGACATGCCTACATCTACACCACATTGTtccatgtttgtgttgtgttgttgtacagagatatgtgttatagtgtagaTGTTATGATCAAATGGAAAATGTGGTTTATACACTCACATGTGTCTACACTAACGtctcactgttgtgtgttttaactgCTCACTTCGCTCACAAACAATTTTGTTTGTAGTATTTGTAGTGTAATGAAATGCCAAATAcagtaagtcactttggattaGAATCCATACAGATTTGTCCCTAAATATTCCTGTAGTCATGTGGgattgtcagtgttgtgttcagcAGAACTGTGATTGTATTGAAGTGTAtgatagaactgaacatcttcagatatacagtatttgtataacaatgataaaataatagCAAAGAAAGTCAAGGTCTGCCCTGAGAtctgaagtcaagtcaagaagcttttattgtcatttcaaccatatatagctgacgcagtacacaagggatgtggtagctaagTGCTTAAGGTGTTCCACAGTGGTTAAGtaggtgtgaggggtgtgtgtggtgaagagtgtgtgtgaagggtatgtgtggggtgaatagtgtgtgtgtgagagatgtgtggggtgaaaattgtgtgtgaggggtgtgtggggtgaagagtgtttgtgagagGTGCGTGGAgtgaagagtgagtgtgaggggtgtgtggggtgaagagtgtgtgtgggggtgtgttgACAGAGaatgaggcaggacactgtagacttctttgacacaatttaattttataatatataatatagatttaTGTTActaaattactataaatactGCAACATTTCCTCAGGAATTTAATGCAACAATTATTTCTGCACCTACATTACAGAGCTTAATTGGTGAGCCTTTACTGCCACCTAGCGGATGACAGCggtatttattaaattattattcgTTTGTTTCagctttacattaaaaaaataataataataataataataacggtgGATGTTCACATTAAAACGATcgttttaatttaaattcctAAAGCTAGAGGAGTCTGTgtcagtattttattatttatttatttatttatttatttatttatttatttgataacaTGTCTCTAGGTTTTATCTCAGTATTTTGAATAGCAACATTAGCATTACCTCAGTATTTAGCATAGCAACATTAATCACAGaataacaaatacaatgtgACCTttggtgaatgagtgagtcagaTGAATCAGCAGCTGAAATAGGCCATTatttaaagacaaatataaataaaggcaGTTAAATAAATTTTCAATCATATGCATGAAGATTAAACCAGGATCAGGCCTCATGTCTCATTGACTACTGAAATAAatcttgtgtgtttatgttgaaaaaaatgtgaattttataaAGACTAGAGAGATAGTctatttaaattctattttatttagattttatgcTAATAGTTTCTTGTTGAAGTCAGTAAGTTGACTCTTTAGACATGTGAAAGTTAGCATTAGAGACAGGAGATGCTGAATGCACTTCACAAAAGCTGTAGCTGGACAAAGCTGTTGCTGGGTGTCAGTTGTGGTCAGAATTTGTCTGATGAACCTTTGCTATCATTAGTCTTCCTGTATAAGCGCAGCAAAGGGGTAACACCTACTTGGGCAAAATAGTTTAGCTGCAACAAACAGGATGTACAAATACCTTTAAGTGCATGTGTTATATGAGGTGATGGTGCAGTCTATCATGGCGATGTTTACTGGAGTATTTTtagttataatattttattagataatCTCACTTGGaattatatgtttttaaaaatcaggtGGTCAAAATTATTTACACGAACACTCATAGCgacaaatcaacaaaaaagaCCAATAACTATGTTCAATAACTGAATAAAGgatgtgtgttgcagtgtgaaAATCTCTATTTACTGaatttgtgtgtctctgtcgctgacttacagtatatttaagaCCAACTCAcaacttttttaaacacacaccagtaatgcatcatttattattattattattattattattattattattattattattattatttgaacaaatgtacaaagaaaaacatacacacatttttactgaaattgctctttacatttattgtaaaaaaaaattgatataaaatctgtaagaaataaaaagacaaatattaaaccgcaacataaaaaaatcataatttttttttcttctttgattTACTGTTGGTAAAATGTAAGATCTGGACATTTGAAAGAAATCATTGTGAAAATTTTAAGACTTGACATTATTGTAGATTTCTAACTCGTAATGATAATTAAGGATTATATTTCACTCTAGTCGagatatttttctttgctaaaaGGTTATCTTTGTGTAATAGTACCATGTGTTTGACCATGAGACATTTATGTTATCTTACAGATTTCTTCACAtcagagtacacacactcatctgatgAGACGGGTTTTCTCTTTTCAGCTTTGGTTTTCCTCTTGGAGAATTGCAAAGCCGCATAATTCAGTGATTCAGCTTCAGAttcctgaataataataataataataataataataataataataataataataataataataaaatgattaataacaCCATAGGGGGAAAACATGTTTTTCACCTGCATCGTTCCTGGAGAATCTTCTACAGACGTGTTAGCTATTAATATAGAAATACACTAATTAGTAGTTTTAAAAGAACTAAACTTTACTGTATTTCTAAACTGTATTTTTACTTTATGTGATGACAAAAAAACTCACATCTAGAGGTTTCAGGTTTTCTTCTCATCAGTATGAaataagtgagacagaaaatcagaagtgcgcacaaacccaaagccgatcccaaaccgatcactgtccgatgtagagatctgatcatttctgattctgttaTTTCACCACATTATATTCAGATttgtacaaaacactgacatctcacctgtgttgtgttgtgtgttggtgttagtgttgtttcCATGCGGTGTTggttcacacaccactgaattATTAAACAGAGATGCTTTAGATGTTTCTGATGCAATAGTAACATGATCACCTATAAACATTGATCAGGATTCACTTAGTAAAAGTCTGTAACTCAGTGTTGTTGaagaaaacacagttaacatttcaCTACTTCACTATTATTTATCTTCCAGATTGAACATGTTAACAGTCATCAGGAAAATATCACTACATTAAAGCAGGAgcttaaacattcagaatcaactcagaatcctacctttaatttgtaaataagttCCATCTCCAAACACAATGTTGGGTCTCGTCACTGCACAGTAATACATGGCTTCATCAGACTGAGTGACGCTTAAAATTGTGATATTGCAGCAGTTTAAAGATCTTTCTATTCGAAAATGAGACTTTTGGAATCCAGTGTGAAATATTTCTCCAGCACTTTTATACACTGTGACTACAATCTgaggtttttctctctttggttGCTTAAACCATGTAATTATTCTATCTACAttttcagaaacacaacactgtagagtcGCAGAGTCTCCGATATTCGCACTGAGCTCTTTATCAGGCTGATAAACTGATGGCTTTGTTGGAGATTGTGCAGTAACCCAGTGTCTACCAGGATGGAGTGTGTCTAGAACAACAAACACTCTGATTAGTTAAAGAATATAATTcagatattattatatatataaacaataattgtaataatttacTCATATTACTTACACATGGTGCTGAAGATGAAAAGTAAAATCCAGAAACTGCtcattgttcatttcttatcaattctacagtgtttgtgtctcaTTTATTAACAGAATGTGAATGCACTTGAAACACGTtttgattttatattcatactaCAGGTGGTCTGTACTGAGCATGCTCAGAATATGACATGTGATTGgttgtatttaaaagaaaagggcATGTAACGCAATCGTGGTATTCTGACATGCCTACATCTACACCACATTGTtccatgtttgtgttgtgttgttgtacagagatatgtgttatagtgtagaTGTTATGATCAAATGGAAAATGTGGTTTATTTGTACACTCACATGTGTCTACACTAACATctctctgttgtgtgttttaactgCTCACTTTGCTCACAAACAATtttgtttgtagtgtttgtagtgtaaAGAAATGCCAAATAcagtaagtcactttggattaGAGTCCATACAGATTTGTCCATAGATATTCCTGTAGTCATGTGGgattgtcagtgttgtgttcagctgAACTGTGACTGTATTAAAGTGTATTATAGAACTGAACATcttcagatatacagtatttgtctaTAATGATCAAATAATGGCAAGGAAAGTCAAAGTCTGCCCTGAAAtctgaagtcaagtcaagaagcttttactgtcatttcaaccatatatagctgacgcagtacacaagggatgtggtagctaagtggttaaggtgttcgagtgtttaagtgtgtgtgaggggtgtgtgtgaggggtgtgtcagggtgaagagtgtgtgtgaggggtatgtgtggggtgaatagtgtgtgtgtgagaagtgtttggggtgaaaagtgtgtgtgaggggtgtgtggggagaagagtgtttgtgagatgtgtgtggagtgaagagtgtgtgtgaggggtgtgtagggtgaagagtgtgtgagggggagtgggggataaaaagtgtgtgtgggcgtgtgtgaggtgaagagtgtgtgtgagaggtgtgtgaggggtgtgtggggtgaaacgtgtgtgtgtgaggggtgtgttgaTAGAGATTGAGggaggacactgtagacttctttgacacaatttaattttataatatataatataaatttatgttaataaattactataaatactGCAACATTTCCTCAGGAATTTAATGCAAAAATTATTTCTGCACCTACATTACAGAGCTTATTTGGTGAGACTTTACTGCCACCTAGCGGATGACAGcggtatttattaaatattatccGTTTGTTTCAGCTTTACTTTAAAGAAAAGTAATAACGGAGGATGTTCACAGTAAAACGCTcgttttaatttaaattcctAAAGCTAGAggagtctgtgtctgtattttattatttatttatttatttgataacaTGTCTCTAGGTTTTATCTCAGTATTTAGGATAGCAACATTAGCATTACCTCAGTATTTAGCATAGCAACATTAATCACAGAATAACAAATACAGTGTGACCTttggtgaatgagtgagtcagaTGAATCAGCAGCTGAAATAGGCCATTatttaaagacaaatataaataaaggcaGTTAAATAAATTTTCAATCATATGCATGAAGATTAAACCAGGATCAGGCCTCATGTCTCATTGAATACTGAAATAAatcttgtgtgtttatgttgaaaaaaatgtgaattttataaAGACTAGAGAGATAGTctatttaaattctattttatttagattttatgcTAATAGTTTCTTGTTGAAGTCAGTAAGTTGACTCTTTAGACATGTAAAAGTTAGCATTACAGACTGGAGATGCTGAATGCACTTCACAAAAGCTGTAGCTGGACAAAGCTGTTGCTGGGTGTCAGTTGTGGTCAGAATTTCTCTGATGAACCTTTGCTCTTGTTGGTCTTCCTGTATAAGCGCAGCAAAGTGGCAACACGTACTTGAGCAAAATAGTTTAGCTGCAACAAACAGGATGTACGAATACCTTTTAGTGCACATGTTATATGAGGTGATGGTGCAGTCTATCATAGCGATGTTTACTGAAGTATATTtagttataatattttattagataatCTCACTTGaaattatatgtttttaaaaatcaggtGGTCAAAATTATTTACACGAACACTCATAGCgacaaatcaacaaaaaagaCCAATAACTATGTTCAATAACTGAATAAAGgatgtgtgttgcagtgtgaaAATCTCTATTTACTGaatttgtgtgtctctgtcgctgacttacagtatatttaagaCCAACTCAcaacttttttaaacacacaccagtaatgcatcatttattattattattattattattattattattattattattattattattatttgaacgaatgtacaaagaaaaacatacacacattttactgaAATTGCTCTTAacatttattgtaaaaaaaaaattagatacaaaatctgtaagaaataaaaacacaaaaattatacagcaacataaaaaaatcatcctttttttttcttcttggatTTACTGTTGGTGAAATCGATAAGTCGACTCTTAAGACATGTGAAAGTTAGCATTACAGACTGGAGATGCTGAATGCACTTCACAAAAGCTGCTGCTGGACAAAGCTGTTGCTGGGTGTCAGTTGTGGTCAGAATTTGTCTGAGGAACCTTTGCTATTTTTAGTCTTCCTGTATAAGCTCAGCAAAGTGGTAACACGTACTTGGGCAAATAGTGTAGCTGCAACAAACAGGATGTACTAATACCTTTAAGTACACATGTGCACGGTGATTACtggagtatttttatttataatattttattagataatCTCACTTGGaattatatgtttttaaaaatcaggtGGTCAAAAAAATTTGCATGATCAAATCAGTGACAAAAAAAGTgacaaatcaacaaaaaagaCCTCCAGGTTCAATAACTGAACAAAGGATGTATGTTGCATGCATTGTGAATTTAAAAGCCtaaactacaaaataaatgattatggGTTCATTTCTAGAAGGACTTACATGTATAAAGCAGCTTGACTTTAGTTCATGTGAACGAGTTTTATTCAATATTATGTGAAGGAGAATATCATTTCAGGGTCATGGCACCACAATCgggaaagtaaagtaaaaactgGAAAATCTATAAAATAGGAAAAACTACAACAAACAACTTTAAAAGAGTTTGGAGGTCAGTTTTCAGTTTACAGTTATAGCTCAGTTTTACTAGTTGTTTGTTACTGATGAGACAATAATCTCTAATCACTGAATGTGTGCGTCTCTGTCGctgacttacagtatatttaagaCCAACTCACAactattttaaacacacaccagtaatgcatcatttattgttattattattattattattatttgaactaatgtgcaaaaaaagcatatacacatttttactgAAATTGCTCTTTAcactttttgtaaaaaaaatatatgagatACAAAATCTGTATGaagtaaaacacaaatattttacagcaacataaaaaaaaatcatacattttaatttttattcatttactgctGGTGAAATGTAAGAAGAGGACAATTGAAAGAAATCATTGTGAAAATTTCAAGACTTGACATTAATGTAGATTTCTAACTCGTAATGATAATTAAGGATTATATTTTACTCTAGTCGagatatttttctttgctaaaaGGTTATCTTTGTGTAATAGTACCATGTGTTTGACCATGAGACATTTATGTTATCTTACAGAGTATTTCACAtcagagtacacacactcatctgatgAGACGGGTTTTCTCTTTTCAGCTTTGGTTTTCCTCTTGGAGAATTGCAAAGCCACATAATTCAGTGATTCAGCTTCAGATTcctgaaaataataaacaaacaaacaaacaaatgaataaataaataaataaatgaatgaataaataaaatggtaaataaataaattgactaattaataataataataattattattattattattattattattattattattattattattattaaacgagtaataatattttaaggataaacatttttttacctGCATTGTTCCTGGAGAATCTTCTACAACAGTGTTAGCTATTAATATAGAAATACTAATTACTagttttaaaagaattaaactTTACTGTATTTCTAACTGTATTTTATGTGATGACAAAAACCTCACATCTCGACGTTTTAggttttcttctcctcagtatgtaataagtgagacagaaaatcagaagtgcgcacaaacccaaagccgatcccaaaccgatcactgtccgatgtagagatctgatcatttctgattctgatgcaATAGTAACATGATCACATATAAACATTGATCAGGATTCACTTAGTAAAAGTCTGTAACTCAGTGTTGTTGaagaaaacacagttaacatttcaCTACTTCACTATTATTTATCTTCCAGGTTGAACATGTTAACAGTCATCAGGAAAACATCACTACATTAAACCAGGAgcttaaacattcagaatcaactcagaatcctacctttaatatgtaaataagttCCATCTCCAAACACAATGTTGAATCTTGTCATTGCACAGTAGTACATGGCTTCATCAGACTGAGTGgtgtttaaaatgatcattttgcaGCAGGTTGAATATCTTACTATCCGAAAACGAGACTTTTGGAATCCAGTGTGAAAAGTTTCTCCGGCTCTTTCGTACACTGTGACTACAATCTgaggtttttctctctttggttGCTTAAACCACATAATTTTTCCATCTCCATTTTcagaaatacaacactgtagagtCGCAGAGTCTCCGATATTCACACTGAGCTCTTTATCAGGCTGATAAACTGGTGGCTTTGTTAGAGATTGTGCAGTAACCCAGTGGTTACCAGGATGGAGTGTGTCTAGAACAACAAACACTCTAATTAGTTAATGAATGTAAttcagatattatatatatatatatatatatatatatatatatatatatatatatatatatatatatatatatatatatatatatatataaacaataattgtaataatttgcTCATATTACTTACACATGGTGGTGAAGATCAAAAGTAAAATCCAAAAACTACtcattgttcatttcttatcaattctacagtgtttgtgtctcaTTTATTAACAGAATGTGAATGCACTTGAAGCACGGtttgattttatattcatactgCAGGCGGTCTGTACTGAGCATGCTCAGAATATGACATGTGATTGgttgtatttaaaagaaaagggaTGTAACACAATCATGTGGTATTCTGATCTGCCACCTTCGTTATAGATATGATCAAATGGAAAATGTGGTTTACTCGTACACTCACATGTGTCTACACTAATAtctcactgttgtgtgttttaactgCTCACTTTGCTCACAAACAATTCAATTAGTTTGTAGTGTAAAGAAATGCCAAATAAATCACTTTGGATTAGAGTCCAAACAGATTTGTCCCTAGATATTCCTGTAGTCATGTGGgattgtcagtgttgtgttcagctgAACTGTGATTGTATTGAAGTGTAtgatagaactgaacatcttcagatatacagtattcGTCTACAATGTTCAAATAATAGCAAGGAAAGTCAATGTCTGCCCTGAGAtctgaagtcaagtcaagaagcttttactgtcaattcaaccatatatagctgatgcagtacacaagggatgtggtagctcactGGTAAAGGTGTTCAAGTggttaagtgtgtgtggtgaagagtgtgtttgAGGGGTGTGTCGGGgtgaagcgtgtgtgtgaggggtatgtgtggggtgaagactgtgtgtgagaggtgtgtggggtggagtgtgtgtgggggggtgatgagggtgtgtgagaggtgtttGGAGTGAAGattgtgtgtaaggggtgtgttcAATGAAAAGTGTGTatgggggtgaagagtgtgtgtgaagggtgtgtgagTTGAAGAAggtgtgtgggggtgaagagtgtgtctgtAAATTGTatgtgtggggtaaagagtgtatgtaaatggtatgtgtggggtgatgagtgtgtgtggggtgaagagtgtgtttgaggggtgtgtggggagatgagtgtgtgtaagggggactttggtgtgtggagtgtgtgtgtgaggggtgtgtgcgTGATGAAGGTGTGAGAGGGGTGTGTTGAGTGaaaagtctgtgtgtggggtgataagtgtgtgtgaggagtgtgtagagtgaagagtgtgtgtgtaggatgaaaagtgtgtgtgaggggtgtatggggtgaactgtgtgtgttaaagatgtgtggtgtgtagaaTGTGTGAGGGGGTCTGTGGGgtaatgattgtgtgtgtgaggggtgtgttgggtgaagactgtatgaggggtgtgtgggatgtagagtgtgtgagagggatgtgtggggtgaaaagtgtgtgtgcgaggtgtgagaggtgaagagtgtgtgtgaggggtgaagggtgtgtgtgaggggtgtgtgggatgtagagtgtgtgtgaggggtgtgtggggtgaagagcgTGTGTAAGGGGTATGTGTGgggggaagagtgtgtgtgggattaagagtgtgtgtgtgtgaagggtgtgcggggtgaagagtgtgtgtgaggggtatgagggtggaagagtgtgtgtgaggggtgtgtgaggtgaagagtgtgtgtgagaggtgaagagtgtgtgtgaggggtgaagggtgtgtgtgaggagtgtgtggggtggagTGCGTGTGAGGATTTGtggggtgaagagagtgtgtgaagggtgtgtggggtgaaaagtgtgtgtgtgtaatgtgtgaggTAAAGAGattgtgtgaggggtgaagggtgtgtggggtgaaaagtgtgtgtgaggggtgaagggtgtgtgtgagattaagagtgtgtgtgaggggtgtgtgggttcATTCAAAATGCTGCCAGCGAagtggatgcagcgtgtggtgtaaatatcCATGAtaaagggaagagagactccgatgatcttctcagctgtcctcacaaTCCGCTGTAGGGTTTAGTGATCAGAgacggtgcagttcccaaaccagacagttcCTCAGGATGCTCTACATGCTTCATAGGACGTAGAGACACTGTTGGGATTTATTACTGATGGAGTttgtgttgagtgaccaggtgaagttctctgccagatgaacaccaaggaatttggtgctcttgatgatctccaaAGAGGATTCGTTGATGTTCAGTGGATAAAcgtctcctgaagtcaacaattATCTCTTTAGTTTTTGTCAGcgttcagagacaggttgtaaccaggcagttagctgtttcACTGCAGGCGTCAAGTGAAGGTAAGAGCTGTGTCTTTATGTCCTCATGACAAgtttctcgaagcacttcatcatgGCACGATAGAGATTGAGGCAGGACATTGTAAACTTCTTTGGCACAATTTAAATTGATAAAATATACTATAGATTTatgtttataaattattataaatactgcATTATTGCATCAGGAATTTAATGCAACAATTATTTCTACACCTACATTACGGAGATTGATTGGTGAGATTTTACTGCCACCTAGCGGGTGATAGCGGTATTTATTTGAGTTATAATTCGTTTGTTTCAGCTTTAgatttgaaaataataataaaataacggAGGATGTTCACAGTAAAaggatcattttaatttaaatgccTAAAGCTAGAGgattctgtgtctgtattttatatttatatgtattttatctAGGTTATATGTCTCCAGGGCTCTACAAGCAAGAGTGAGAACCACTGGTccagactacttgttctgagcaggtgttgtcagtgaaccagctgtaaaactgttggctaagttacagacactcatgaaaaactcatgctgattatctgggaaacgtctctaacagcagtcacaatgtcattgtttgtgttaaaaaaaattgtgaatttgttgtaacattaaaacaggagatcatgacttactctgtgctcaaagtgatgctcacagcttcagtggttttctctgtgggtgaaggaggatgatgctgaacaattccaagATCTGCatttttccattggttgttgtgttaaatcttacccagatataatagtgctattttctgattggctattgtgtagccactttttttgattggctgataagtgtcaggctcgactaagaactccaggggagacgcgcttgttTCCTGcacggttccatagagacagatacgttttgggtgctgcggcatattaaatatatgataaatagtatgtttttctgtgtgacaaatacagtgtgtggtgggagagtgtgataaaagacccaaatgtgtgactgtcacgctcaatgcgTGACAATTGACACCCCTGGTAATCACAGAATAACAAATACAGTGTGATCTttggtgaatgagtgagtcagatactgaatcagtgaatcaacGAATCAATGAAATAGGCCAGCTGAAATAGGCCATTATTTgaagacaaatataaataaaggcaGTTAAATAAATTCTCAATCATAAGGATGAAGATTAAACCAGGTTCAAGCCTCATGTCTCATTAACTACTGAAATAAATcttgtgtgttgatgttgaataaaatgtgaatttttatAAAGACTAGAGCAGCAAAATTAACCAAAATAGTAATGAAGATCAGGGCACTGAGCACACAGTAAAGATTTTAAAGGAGATTTTATGCTAATAGTTTCTTGTTGAAATCAATAAGCCGACTTTTAAGACATGTGAAAGTTAGCATTAGAGACTGGAGATGCTGAATGCACTTCACAA comes from the Tachysurus fulvidraco isolate hzauxx_2018 chromosome 17, HZAU_PFXX_2.0, whole genome shotgun sequence genome and includes:
- the LOC113645983 gene encoding uncharacterized protein LOC113645983 isoform X5, producing MSSFWILLFIFSTMYTLHPGRHWVTAQSPTKPSVYQPDKELSANIGDSATLQCCVSENVDRIITWFKQPKREKPQIVVTVYKSAGEIFHTGFQKSHFRIERSLNCCNITILSVTQSDEAMYYCAVTRPNIVFGDGTYLQIKGDHVTIASETSKASLFNNSVVCEPTPHGNNTNTNTQHNTVIGLGSALGLCALLIFCLTYFILRRRKGDKINASIEDFQGTKQESEAESLNYAALQFSKRKTKAEKRKPVSSDECVYTDVKYPVRHNVDNS